The Euleptes europaea isolate rEulEur1 chromosome 7, rEulEur1.hap1, whole genome shotgun sequence genomic sequence gtgtggggggaggtagttgtgaatttcctgcattgtgcagggggttggacgatgaccctggtggtaccttccaactctgtgattctgcaaaCTGTTTTTCTGAAGTCCATGAAAGCTCATGGTGAGATGGAGTGTATTAGAATGAAATATTTAAATACAGGTTCATGGCAGCTAATTTTATATGCAGGTCCAACAAATAGAGATGCCGCTGATCATATGACATTCTACCTTGAAACTCAGCTGTGCCACACTCGAGTATTACAAGGACAGCTAACACTTACTTAAGAGCTCTTCTGATAAATAACTCTAAAGGAGTCCTTTTCAGGTGTGCACATTATGCACAGGAGATGggagcttttctttctggcaagaaatctgatagcctccctttcctttgcttgccctttaatgcatgaatattagagagatcctgctggaatatgggcaagggaggaatatggaggaaaagataatcaaggcttgactttgataggaaacccaaatgtttccctttccttgatctgcctgagcttctcctaaatatgaaagtaagtgaaagtgcaaaaccaGTGAATGTACTTGAGAGAGTGAGCACCATTGAACTGGAAGGAAAGGACAATCATAATTTGGCTCTTAGATTCATGATCTGCATGAGGCTGACTTGAATCCAAGGAGAGACAGGGAGCTTGCCCATCTCCAGCCTTGATCCTGTGTATGATGGATGAAACAACATTGAATTCTTCCAATATATTTCTGCTATTTAATTATATTATGGAGATGCAGGCCTGTAGCCAGGAATGTTATGGTAAAGGAAGATGAGTACACCAAAAGGGGAGGCTATTTAgtatagcgtgtgttgctttaaCGGCCAACAGATGGCGATTtttcaaaaaagcatgtttttacctgtcacaggtaaaATAAGcaggtttttacctgtcacaggtatataaaaacacgtgTGTATTCGAATGCAACATTgcgtcaaaatttcaaagcaatcggtgaagaactttcggagatttaagattttgaacaaacgaacatttacatttttatttatatataataataatattataatataatataaatagagagagagagagagagagagagagtatagaAATAGATTCTGCATTTGTCTTTGCAGAATGTCACTTGACTGTTACCCAATCAATGCTACAATTTATCTGAGTATTCTGAATTTTCACTTTACTTACTTATGAAAGGTTTGCAATTCCTCTCGGTTTTGTATAATCTGCAGCTCTGAGAGGATTAATCCTCACCCCCTTTCTCCAAGTAATTAATGAGTGTGTGACAGCATCAGTCCCAGGACTGACCTTTGCAGAATCCCAAACAATACTATGCCTAATCCAAAGCCAAACTATAATTTTCCTGTTTATAAGCCATTATTCAAACAATTACACATCTACAGTAAGAGGgatccttctttttaaacttcctAAGGAGGATTTCTCATGGTACCAGTTCAGAATCTGTGCTAGTATAAAAATATTGTGTTGACTGTGTATACAGTCTGCCTACTAAACCAATCACTTTATCCAGAAATAAAGATACAATTCTAGTTATCTGTTTATTTGAACAATGTACAttctgcaaaaaacaacaatgctCAAATAACTTCCAAAACAACTTCTAGATACGAGAAAAACAGTTATAGCcaaaacaaataacaataaatGATCATCAATAACTAACAGCatcaacaacaaccaaaaagatAGTCAACTGAACGTCTGAGGAAGCTAAAATATTTTTACATGATACCTGAAGCTAAACAGGGTGGTCACCAGGTGAACAGATGTGGGGAAACAGTTCCAGACCCAAGGTGGTACCACAGAGAATTTCCTGTCTCTGGTAAACACTCAGCTCACCTCTGAAGGAGGGTGAACGCAGAGCTGCTTTTTCCCCATCAAGTTGGAGCCAACTTATGGCCATCCCAtatggttttaaaggcaagaggcattcagaggtggttttccatgcctacctctgcacagtaaccctggagtTTCTTGGTGGTCTAAGGCTGACCctacttggcttccaagatctgatttaCAGATTGGTTTTAAAgagcagatcagcagcacaggtctccaagCAGTCAAAGAAAacacctggctgaggcacataaatttatGATAGTTATGGCTTCAATGTGGTTTGAATTCTCTGTAATACTTATAGGTGCAAACAGGCTATCACTTACTAGTagaggtgtgcaccaatttttttcagtatttttcgggttcacgTTTATTAAACCCAGAGATTTTCAAAAAGtccagaaaacctggattttccacacacacaaaaaagggttAATGTCTGGGTTTTTGGGCAGAggaacccaaaaaatacccaaacctgaaaaataccacacGGAGTTAGATTGCGGCGGAGTCGCTAAACTGAAGTCTGGGCTCGCGCCCCACCGCAATAGGAAAGCAGGGGTGTTCCTACCCCTGCTGCCTGTGGGCTCTAACTCCATGCCCCTACTTTCCCATCTACACTGCTTTGTTTACTGACTAGCCACTTGGCTGGATCCTCACTcccacacaggattccaccccacaccatcctgccctttcccaaaagTCAGACTAAaaggtacaaggtctgctcatcactgGAGGCGGGACCTCACAATCGGGTGCTCTCTCCCAGAGGTAGAGCTAAAACACCCTGCcgcactaccaggcagagctacccttcaaatGTCCTGGTCTTTTGCTGAGGCAGACCCAAAACTATCGCTGCGTTCTCCCTGAGGAAGACCTGAACTAACGCCTGCTGTGATCCCTCCAGCATTCCATCCCTTTTTTGAAAGGTCATTTGATGCCGGAGCAGCGCACCTataggctcagctgagtggctgtttttcccttcaggaGCCGGACAGCCTCCTGTACGTCATGCCTCCTCCAAACAAAACTAATGACTAGCACTTTTAATAGTGCCCAGAagcaaatgggcagccagtgtgaTTTTTTTCCTTAACTGACAAGTTGTGTTCCCAGAGGACCACACTGGGACCAGCCACCATTTGGCTCCTTCTCCCCCCAGAACTATCTCCAGCAATGTCCATCATACCTGGCCATTATGTAACCATGTTTGACTGTTTGCAATGGGTGACAGTTTAATGTtcttattttccccttccccagtcccttttttcttttgaatGGTGTCTCTTAGGCTGAACCCCATTATGGCAGGGACCCCTctattctagaagaagaagagttggtttttatatgccgactttctctgccgctcaagggagaatcagaccgcttgcaatcaccttcccttcccctccccacaacagacatcctgtgacacagttagggctgagagagctgtgcctcgcccaaggtcacccagctggcttcttgtggaggagtggggaaaccaacccggttcaccagattagcctccgccgctcatgtggaacagtggggaatcaaacccatttctccagatcagggtccaccgctccaaaccactgttaaccactacaccacactggctctttgtacTGTGCTTAGCAACATTTCATGCTCTTCgtgattttttttagaaaacattATGATGAACATATTTGTTCCTAAGATATTGATGCTGCCAAAGAATTGCATTACCACACACTGTGGATTTTCTCATGCAGTTTAGTATGCTGACTGAACCACAATGTTGGTGCAGCTGTAACTTCACATGAGCAGCACCACGGCATGAGCTAAATAGCGCTGAGTGCacagaggaggagtggggaggaaCGGAGGATTTTCTGAACAGCTTAAAAGAATCAGGCGAGGCTGGGGCAATGAGGGGACAATCCCCATGAGTCTTACATCACCATTGACCCTTGCTGCACTCTTGCTAATAATTGAGTCGTTGAGTGACTATTTCTGATTCTGGAGCATGATGTTGCTGTGCAGGGGCCAAGTTGGTCCCTTGGGTTGATCTCTGCCTCCCCGTGAGAAAGCTACAAGGGCTGGGAAAGGTCACCCCGTTGAGCTCATTCCAGCAGCCTTCAAAGGGCAAAAGGATGGGTCTCACATCAACAAGATCAGTCTGGAAGCTGGAAAGAAGAGGAAAGGACGATCTTTGATCTCACACCAAGGAGCCTCCTCCACACAGAACCAAGTGAAGTAAACAGTTGATAGTTCCTAATCTTTTCATGCTGCAGCTTCCCAGTTTCTTAGTTAGTCTCCTTCATCTTAGTTAGTGATATCTTGTGTGAAGTAACTACAGAGGACCGTTTGCAAAACCTCTTCCCCAACTCTCAGAACGTTGACATCACCCTGACCCCTGGCTCACCAACAGAACATCTTACTCAACAGAGCCCTTCCAAATCATAGTAGTGGTCTATCTAATCCaatatcctgtttcacacagcggccatcCAGTtttcctggagggccaacaaacaaagcataaaggccaaggccttctactgcttttgtttcctcacactggtattcagagatttactgcctctgaaggtggaagttccctttagttgctatgtccactggcagtgaattccacagtttaattactcatcaAGAAAATAAGCGTTTCCAtttgtcctgaatctattacCTATCAACTTCATCGGGTGTCCCCAAGttttaatattatgggagaggcagaaaacattctttctatccactttctccaccccatgcataacttTGTAAACCTCTTatctccagccagcatggtgtagccagtgtggtgtagtggttaagagcagtggtttggagtgatggactctaatctggagaaccaggtttgattccccactccacatgagtggtggatgctaatctggtgaactaggttagtttccccactcctccacttgcaggctgaccttgagctagtcacagctctcttagagctctctcagcaccatctacctcacagggcgtctattatggggaggggaaggtgattcaaagccggtttgattcttccttaagtggtagagaaagctggcatataaaaaccaactcttcttcttccagagtaGTGTTTTTAATTacattctttcccccctccccaaatataaaCAAATGGAAGAGGACAAAGAGTGACAAGCACCCATTCAAGCCTCCTTGGTAACCATTCAGATAACAATGACTGCACTCCCCTTCCTAGCACCTATGGCAGAATCAGTGGCCACCAGACATTATCCTCCACAGCATTCAAGCGGTAGTACGCCCATTCAGAGTGAAGACATGGCTCCCTCTGAACTAGCGTCATTTGCCTTCAGTGAGGCTAACCTCTGACACTAGACCTTTTCTTTGTTATTGACACTACTAGTCCTCTCATGGATTCCTCAGAATCCAGACTACGTAAGTGGCTCATTTCAGTGTTTCCATCCTCGTTATTCCACTTATTTCAAGTGCTCACTTATGATAGTTTATTTGCCTCCAGGTGTGGTTGCAGCATTAGTCCTTCAAGTGTGAACAGGACCAGTGCTGTTGCTACACCTGGTGTGGAGAAAAGTCTGGTAACCTGATGCTCATTTCCTTCCCTCTCACTTCTCCACCATCTCCTGTCCCCCAGGTCAGAGCAGCAAAAGTAACAAAAATGTAATGAGGGAAGCAGCCCAGATACACTCACTTGCTTGACTAGATATCTATTCCCCCCTTCTGTCCCAGCTCCTGCAAACGGGAAAACAGCCCTGATTGCTAGATGGCAGGATACAGCCCCATCGTTTTCTTCCTGCAACATAACAATATGTGCCTATGTTATCCAGTTCCTCAGGGAAAACAAGTGAACAACATTAGCAGAGAAGGAAAACAGTTGTGGGGACTGGCTGGATTTTTAATCTAGCCGCCTGTCAGGACTTGAATATCCCCTTTCAACGTAGGGTGGTTGCCCCAGATCATGCAATTGTGTGGCACAGATGCTCTGATCCTCTCCCGTATCCCACCCCCTCCCATCATTAACCCCCTCCAGGAGCCAGTACTGCCAGCCCAATAGATGGGGTCACAAGGTTGACAGCTATCAGTTGCAGGGGAGCATGTGTCATTCTCCCAACCCCACTCCAGGCGATGCAGAGCTTAAAGGACAGCTGCGAGGAGGAGTCTTTTTTATTGTTCCTCATTGTCTGGGCATATTATTGCCATTGGCCTTGCAGGCAAGCGATTTTGTCAAAGGGAGCACAGAGAAGTGAACGCTGCTTGAAGAGACCTTCCCAGAAGTTACTCTGAAGAGGAGACAGAGAAAAGAACACAGAGACAGTAAGAGTTGCTCTGGCTACTTATTTCTAGGGCTGTCTTTGGGGAAGCATTCCAGGGCAGAGATTACCTCTTGAGGTTACATATAGCATCTGAACTCTGTGcttcataaaataaaaaatgtaaatagtGAACAAATATACAGAAAAAGATTATGGTCACACATCACCCTTACTGGCACTTTAGGTTTAAAGCTAGAGTGGTTTTTGACTTCAACTTCCTTCaaggagggtgtaactctaaTCTTTTTCTTTCTAGGATGAAAAATTGCAAGAAGAGACTATAATTTGGGGGGCGTGAATGGCAATATATATGATAGAAAATGAAGGGAAACAAGAGTTGAAACACAAAGaatagggaggagtggggagcgAGGGTGCTACCAGACAAAAAGAGTTTTGTTGTGTAGAAAATGCAGAACGTAAAGCATTCAAGGTGTAAACAGCATGACTGATCTCCTTATGCACTGCATATGTAGATAAAATGTAGTTTAAATATAGTTAATTTGTAACTGTATCCTGCAAAGAAGTGTTCAGTATTGATATCATCGGTGTATGAGCATCTATGAGTATCTTTGATTCAGGTATGATCCATAAATTATCTGTACTATTTGTTCAAAAGAAATCATTATCAACTTTATTCATCGTTTAAAATTTTTGTGTATTAGGATAATGTAATATTTTATGCGGTTGATCAAATTTTTGGCTGGTTTGAACTATCAATTACCTTATCTTTTTTTCTGGTGCAAAGAGTGAATGAAGTCCCATGCAGAGTCACTTCAGTCTAAACTTATtgctttcagtgggcttagacaggagtaacacTGTACATACAAGATCACGCTGTTAAAAGCCTACACCGTTGTGTATGTGGTCTCTCCAAGCTGCCATTTGATAATGGATAAAAAAGTTTACTTAGATCAGACAAAAGTATCTGAAAGCAATGAATGACCCTGACAGAATTTTAGATCAGATGTTTCCCCAGTTATAACAGAGGCCTGTTTTGATAACAAATCAGGCCATAGATTTGCAGCTGATAGTGATGCCAATTGTTTTCCTATCCTCCATATTTGGGGTAGTTATCTTATGAGTATATTCTTGTTTCCTCTAGATTTCACACAGTTGCAGCGCAAGTAGGACAACACTTCCTATCCAAGTGGAAAACTGCTCCTGGAGTTGTGGTAAGAACATCTGTTACAAGCCCGTCCCACAGAATTACCCAGATGTTATAAGTCACACTGCcaggctggagggtgggagaaaaCATTGCTCTTTCATGTGAACAAGTCTTTAGAGGTCAACTAGCTTCATATTTAATGGAACCATAATATTACCAGCACAAGAGAGAGAAGGCTCTCGTACGCTGCTATTATAATATTGCTTGTGCTATTTGGGCAACAAAGGACAGCTTGCACTTTCCAGCTTTCTGCTTATGGCATGCTGTAATTCGATGTTATGAGCAAATCTGTCAGCAAGTATGTGGCCAGAGAGGATTTTCCCTAGTGTAGCAATAAAACCTCACTGTCAGATCCCATTAAATTAAAATAACCTGCATTCAGAAGATCACTGAAAATTTGTTtcttcttccagcgtggtgtaatggttaagagtggtggtttggagtggtggactctgatctggagaaccgggtttgattccccactcctccacatgagcagtggaagctaatctggtgaaccggatttatCTCCCCACTTCtacagccagctggatgaccttaggctagttatagctctctttgagctctctcagccccacctacctcacagggtgtctgttgaggggatgggaaggggattgtaagccggtttaattctgtcttaagcggcagagaaagtcggcatataaaaacctcctcctcttcttcccacaatttGACCCCTTTTTTGTACTCCCAATCAGGAGGGTTAAAGGATGGGGAATGACTCTTACGTGGCTATTGAAGCAGGCAAAATATTGGAGATCTGACATATCGACAGGTTTTGAGAGAATAGGAACAACAGCAATTCCTTCACTCTCGTGTGTGTGTCAACTGCTACTGCAGTGTCCAGAATAAGCACACCTTTACATTCCCGTTGGGATGGCTGCTAAGAACATGAACCAGATGTAAAAATCTGAAAGTTATTTTTACTTTAGTATACATTTGGGAATGCAACCATATGACCTCACACTGCTTACAACACCATTTTATCCTTCATCTAGTGCGTGActgtgaccactgaggaaggcctttttgacTGAAATATGTCTGGTTCATGTATATTGTTTCACTGGATAAATCTGTGGTACTTTAAATAACTACAATAAGGGTATAGTGTATTGCACAGTTTGCGACATGTATGGCCtagaagcctgttttgtttttaatgtgtttttaagtgCTCTGCAAGATTAAAGGTATATTTAATTCCTGCCTCGGGTTAATAACAttacaaaagatttttttaaatgacatcttTAAACGTATCAGTTGATAACCATTCTGTACTTGGATATAAAAGGCAAACCTGTGAATGCTAAAATCCTAAAGTTAGCTTAGGAATGTCTGAAGATTTTCAGTGTTCTGCAAAAACCAATCTAATTAATCTAATTACTagttaatttccccccaaaatatgtCTCCAGATATTGGGTAAAGACACACAAAGATTATTTTCCCAGCTTAGTTGGTAAGCAGATTtctctggaagacccaagttcataTCCCTGctttgccaaggaagcttgctgggtgaccttagctagtcaccctctctcagctaacctacctcactgggttgttacatgagaataaaaaggaggaaaggaaaatactGTTGCAAGCTAGttttgggagaaaagcaaggcataaatatctaaataaacaacatttttgctGCTATGGTGTGTGAAAAATGAATTAAAAGCCCATTCCCTATAATAAACTTAATAGTAAATAAAAATGCAATGAGCCACTCTGAGCATGTTTCTTTagaggaaaaggcaggatataaatattttaataaatgctgATTTTACTACCGATATATCTTCAGGCATCCTACAACCAAAGTgtaggaccatctcctcccatatgaaCCCACCCATCCCATCTTTGACGCCCCACTTCAGGTTAGCTTGTTCCTGGTCCATGTTAACTTCCTGTGCGCTCAAGGTCACTTTTGCAGGCCACCCTTTCCAGTGGAGAGCCTCAATGCACACGAACCAATGCCCAGgcccggtgctaccattaggcaaactaggcggtcgcctagggcgcagacctcagaggggtgcagaactggcctgaggggggcagttttaaaaatattagtgTCTTGGAAAAAaacgcaactgacaatttatatatttttttattttaagataagtaccacaacagtgctgtggaatataattaattacaacgtcttataaaaagtttggtgcttttatttccccccacaagacatctgtttttgaaaattggttagcaatgggggggcacaagtagttagccttgcctagggcgcaaaaatgactggcgccGGCCCTACCAATGCCTAAACAAGACCCCGAACAGGCATGCGCGGGGCGGAGTCTGCTGTGCCATTCCGTTCCGCTGCTCTCCTTCCACACGTCCCTTGTCCGAAAGTGGTCGCTCCTCCTATTTTGTAACGTGTGAAACAGCGAGGCGTGTGTCCGGAGATGAACTACTCGCTATTAAAGCATCACGCCATCTGCATTCGGTTGCTGATAGGGAACATGAGTCCGGTCCCCGGCTTCTAACcctatgtgtaaagtgctgtcaagtcgcagccgacttatggcgaccccttttgggggttttcaaggcaagagactaacagaggtggttttgccagtgccttcctctgcacagcaaccctggacttcctcggtggtctcccatccaaatactaaccagggccgaccctgcttagcttctgagatctgacgagatcgggctagcctgggccatccaggtaacgCTCTAAAGTCAGTGTTCTCCGTTGCCATAGCGCCCGGGGAAGTTTTCTTTCCGAGTCCCCACGCTTGGAGCCTATCCTTGTGGAATTCAATTGCATCATCGCCTCCGACGCGCTCTGTTGCCAGGACAACCCCGGGCAACGTTCCACCCTCCGCCCACCCGCAGCCTTCCTTCCCGAGCCTTCAGGGGAGCGCGAGCTTGGAACTCTGTCCGGGGatgctcagtggggggggggggaagcggagaACGCCCAGTCCTTGCCTACCCGTAGAGCTCCGTCCTCTGCAGCGAGCGGAGGGTTGGAAGCGTTACCACAATATTTCTCTGCAATTACATGAGTTTTGTagtatttatgcacgggaggttttgccttgggtttgccgctctctagatgcacatttcccccttccgAATTCTCAGAgctcaaaaataccccccccccctgcagagatTTGAGAACTcggactggggaaaatgtgcaactagagagcggcaaaacctcccatgcataaatggcctttgtcttggatttgccgctttctagatgcacattttcccaatccgcgttctcaaaactctgcatggggggtttatttttgagttctgagaattcggatggggaaaatttgcatctaCGGAGCgggaaatgcaaggcaaaacctcccgtgcgtaaatgggatattccctaccaccaccaccaccccttttaaAACATCTCCCCTTAGCGACAGCACTCACGTTAAGACTGTGACCAAACAAAAATCCCGCCCTTTCTCTTGCTGCTTTTGACCCGCCTAAAACTTCCCCAGGCAGCTTTCGGCTTGCCCAAAGGACAGCGAGGAGAACTGCCGGGATGTTTGGTTCTACGGCAAAGCTCCTTTAACGGCAAtagcttgacagcaaaaaaaaaaatccaaccgaAAAGGCGTGGCTCGGCATAGAAAACTGCAACATCCGCAGAATAGGAAAAGCCCGCTTCACCTGTTGAGTTTCTGGCACGCAACTGGCAAAGGCGCACGAGTCCGGCCAGAACCAACCCGGGCGGCCGCGATTCCAGCCGCGAGCGCCCCTGGCAAGCGCTGCACGCCCGACCTTCTCACCCCGCGTCCGCCTCgcctctttcccctctccaacaaCCCCGAACTCCAGCAGGTGGCTGAAAGCCCCGGAGAcggagaaagccccccccccccggagatggAAGGCTGGCCGTGGTTTTGGAAGccgacttccccccccccttgcccaagCCGCATGACCTCATGCGAAAGAACTCTCCGCCTGCAGGGCTGGCCTCAATTTCGGGACTGGAGCCGGGAGCGGGAGCGGGGAGAGTTCGGACTGtgcaaaggggagggaaaggcaagcgggaagggggagggagcagggcctGGCCCGGCCtgcctttttttaatatatatttttaattaatttttataacataaaacaaaaaaaaacaaatgaataatacaaaaaataaacaaaagataATACAAAATATTATCTATATAGAGTTATTAGTAAGTTCGTACAAACTTCttaagaccaaaaagatacccaccacccacctttaaaaatgtgacccatcacccgacttccgaagacgTGTCCTAACCGTTTTAAAAACATCTACTATAAAATTAAAAGTTTCTACAACTCACTAATGAAagtaataaaatccatttttgccggCTTAGAAGCCATTTTTGCCCGTTTACACCCGGCCTGCCTTCTGACCCCGctgttgcgtgtgtgtgtgtgtgtgcctccctccccccgcagGTGCCAGCCCCCGCGCGCCCTGAGCGCAGCATGCCCGCCCCGCTGctcgccctgctgctgctgcgcgcCCTCCTGACCCGCCTGCTGCTGGTGGCCCGCCAGCGCCTCCTGCCGTTGCTCCGGCGC encodes the following:
- the MYMX gene encoding protein myomixer; the encoded protein is MPAPLLALLLLRALLTRLLLVARQRLLPLLRRLGARLTSPQSRQALLTCLLCVLNLRKKVDG